One part of the Actinomycetota bacterium genome encodes these proteins:
- the hutI gene encoding imidazolonepropionase, giving the protein PSLGEGPLGLVERGAVAAAGGRVVFAGPEAALPDLEVDAGAVRVDAGGRAVLPGFVDAHTHLVFAGERAEEFAARLRGVGYEEALAAGGGINRTVRDTRAASDAELEASAGRRLATALAYGTTTLEAKSGYGLTVADERRSLEVLARLAERSPVEVVPTFLGAHLIPEEYAADRGGYLDLLEHEMLPACAPLAEFVDAFCDRGALTVEESRRVLQAGARHGLAGKLHANELGSTGGAALAAELGCVSADHLLFCDEREAKGLAAAGTVAVLLPGTSFLLRTGRAAPAQVLRDAGVTMALGTDCNPGTCYSESMQLMVALACVHGGLTPEEAVLAATDGAARALGRGGRAGRLAPGAACDLVVLAGRSYLDLAYHLGVNLAERVVKAGAVVAGP; this is encoded by the coding sequence CCGTCGCTGGGGGAGGGGCCGCTCGGGCTGGTCGAGCGGGGGGCGGTCGCGGCCGCCGGCGGGCGGGTGGTGTTCGCCGGGCCCGAGGCGGCCCTGCCCGACCTGGAGGTGGACGCCGGCGCGGTCCGGGTCGACGCCGGCGGCCGGGCGGTGCTGCCCGGGTTCGTGGACGCCCACACCCACCTGGTGTTCGCCGGCGAGCGGGCCGAGGAGTTCGCCGCCCGGCTGCGCGGGGTCGGCTACGAGGAGGCCCTGGCCGCCGGGGGCGGCATCAACCGCACGGTCCGCGACACCCGGGCCGCCTCCGACGCCGAGCTGGAGGCGTCCGCGGGCCGGAGGCTGGCCACCGCCCTGGCCTATGGCACCACCACCCTGGAGGCCAAGTCCGGCTACGGCCTCACCGTCGCCGACGAGCGCCGCAGCCTGGAGGTGCTGGCCCGGCTGGCCGAGCGGTCCCCGGTGGAGGTGGTCCCGACCTTCCTCGGCGCCCACCTGATCCCCGAGGAGTACGCCGCCGACCGCGGCGGCTACCTGGACCTGCTGGAGCACGAGATGCTGCCGGCCTGCGCCCCCCTGGCCGAGTTCGTGGACGCGTTCTGCGACCGGGGGGCGCTGACGGTGGAGGAGTCCCGGCGGGTCCTCCAGGCCGGGGCTCGCCACGGCCTCGCGGGCAAGCTCCACGCCAACGAGCTCGGCTCCACCGGCGGGGCCGCCCTGGCCGCCGAGCTTGGCTGCGTGTCCGCCGACCACCTGTTGTTCTGCGACGAGCGGGAGGCCAAGGGGCTGGCCGCGGCCGGCACGGTGGCGGTGCTGCTGCCCGGGACCAGCTTCCTGCTCCGCACCGGCAGGGCCGCCCCGGCCCAGGTGCTGCGGGACGCCGGGGTCACCATGGCCCTTGGCACCGACTGCAACCCCGGGACCTGCTACAGCGAGTCGATGCAGCTGATGGTGGCGCTGGCCTGCGTGCACGGCGGCCTCACCCCCGAGGAGGCGGTGCTGGCCGCCACCGACGGCGCCGCCCGGGCGCTGGGGCGCGGAGGGCGGGCCGGGCGGCTCGCCCCCGGGGCCGCCTGCGACCTGGTCGTGCTGGCCGGGCGGAGCTACCTCGACCTGGCCTACCACCTCGGGGTCAACCTGGCCGAGCGGGTCGTCAAGGCCGGAGCGGTGGTGGCCGGGCCGTGA
- the ftcD gene encoding glutamate formimidoyltransferase yields MTELTRLVECVPNVSEGRRPEVVDEIVAAFAGPGVLVLDTSSDPDHHRTVITLMGPGPALVEAAVAGARACARLIDLNHHHGVHPRMGALDVLPFVPFGAETRLRGGDDPDLDCADLAERAGRRIAAEAGVPVYLYGAAARHPGWTALPAVRGRGFEALRSALAAGAPDPPAPDFGGPGLHPTAGAVAAGAREVLVAYNVELAGADLDLARKIASAVRERDGGLPAVRAMGVALPGRGLVQVSMNLLDYRATPPAAAYAAVAALAEQAGARVEASEIVGLVPAGALDGVDPARLRLRGLATNLFLESRLLQALSISKERR; encoded by the coding sequence GTGACCGAGCTCACCCGCCTGGTCGAGTGCGTGCCCAACGTCTCGGAGGGCCGCCGGCCCGAGGTGGTCGACGAGATCGTGGCCGCCTTCGCCGGCCCCGGGGTGCTGGTGCTCGACACCTCCAGCGACCCCGACCACCACCGCACGGTCATCACCCTGATGGGGCCCGGGCCGGCCCTGGTCGAGGCGGCCGTGGCCGGGGCCAGGGCCTGCGCCCGCCTGATCGACCTCAACCACCACCACGGCGTCCACCCGCGGATGGGGGCGCTGGACGTGCTGCCGTTCGTGCCCTTCGGGGCCGAGACCCGGCTCCGCGGCGGCGACGACCCCGACCTGGACTGCGCCGACCTGGCCGAGCGGGCCGGCCGGCGCATCGCCGCCGAGGCCGGCGTCCCCGTCTACCTGTACGGGGCGGCGGCCCGCCACCCCGGATGGACGGCCCTGCCGGCCGTCCGCGGCCGCGGGTTCGAGGCCCTCCGGTCCGCCCTGGCCGCCGGCGCCCCGGACCCGCCCGCTCCCGACTTCGGCGGGCCGGGCCTGCACCCGACCGCCGGGGCCGTCGCCGCCGGGGCCAGGGAGGTCCTGGTCGCCTACAACGTCGAGCTGGCCGGCGCCGACCTGGACCTGGCCCGGAAGATCGCGTCCGCGGTCCGGGAACGCGACGGCGGCCTGCCCGCGGTCCGGGCCATGGGGGTCGCCCTCCCGGGTCGGGGACTGGTCCAGGTGTCGATGAACCTGCTCGACTACCGGGCGACCCCGCCGGCGGCCGCCTACGCCGCCGTGGCCGCCCTGGCCGAGCAGGCCGGGGCCAGGGTCGAGGCCTCGGAGATCGTCGGCCTCGTCCCGGCCGGCGCCCTCGACGGGGTCGACCCGGCCAGGCTGCGCCTGCGCGGTCTGGCGACGAATCTGTTCCTCGAATCGCGGCTGCTCCAGGCCCTCTCCATCTCCAAGGAGCGTCGATGA